The Pseudomonas sp. LFM046 region GGCAATGCGGCAGAGCCGCGCCAGCGCCACATCCGCCTGGGGTTCGCCTTCCCAGACATCCAGCACCGCGCGCAGGTCGTCACGACGCCCCAGCAGCTCGCGCAGGGCCTTGTTGTCCACCACCGCGCCACGGCTGGCGTTGATCAGCCAAGCCCCTGGGCGCAAGCGCTCCAGGCGAGCGGCATCCAGCAGATGGCGGGTCGGATGATCACCACCGGCGTTCAGCGGCGTATGCAGGCTGATGGCATCGCACTCGCGGAGAATGGTCTCCAGGTCGACGAAGTCGCCCCCTTCGGCGGCCTGGCGCGGCGGATCGCAGACCAGCACGCGCCAGCCGAGGCCGCGCAGCACCTCCACCAGCCGCCCGCCCACCTGGCCAGCCCCCACGACGCCGTACGTGCGTGTGGCGAGATCGAGCCCTTCGTCCTCGGCCAGCACCAGCAGACTGCCCAGCACGTAATCCACCACGCCACGGGCATTGCAGCCGGGCGCACTGGACCAGGCGATGCCGGCTTCCTTGAAGTAATCGAGATCGAGATGGTCGGTGCCGATGGTGCAGGTGCCCACGAAGCGTACCGGGCTGCCCGCCAGCAGGGCGCGGTCGACCTGGGTGACGGAACGCACCAGCAGCAGTTCGGCGTCGGCCAGCGCGGCGGCGTCAATGGCGCGGCCAGGGAGGCGGCGGATGTCGCCCAGACCGCCGAAGAAGGCATCGACAAGGGGAATGTTTTCGTCGGCAACTATTCGCATGGCAGGCTCCAGCAGAGAGAGCGACATTCTACGCAATCGCCTCGTTCGGCGCCCCCACCACCGCCCGTCCGCCCTCTTTTCTGACCGACACGTCAGGGCGTAAACTAGCCGCCCCTCAGCCTCCACGTCCCGTTCCGCCGGCAGTCTCTTCTGCAAAGGCTGGGACCGTGCACCGTTGCGAGCCCGTCGCGACCAGGCAGCATCCAAACTCCTGTCAGCCACCTTTGCCTGGACACCACCGGTACGCCCGGAGGATGACTTATCGATATGGAACTTTCAGCGACTCAAGCCCAGTCTCGTTCCAGCCGCGCCGTCAACGAACTGCGCGCGCTGCTCAAGCTGGCGGCGCCCATCATGGTCGCCCAGCTATCCAACTCCGCCATGGGATTCGTCGATGCTGTAATGGCCGGCCGCGTCAGCCCGCGCGACCTGGCCGCCGTGGCCCTCGGCAACTCCATCTGGATCCCGGTCTTCCTGTTGATGACCGGCATCCTGCTCGCTACCACCGCCAAGGTGGCCGAACGTTTCGGCGCCGGGAAGCAGGCGGAGATCGGCCCACTGGTGCGCCAGGCCCTCTGGCTGGCCCTGGTAGTGGGTATTTCCGGCGCCCTGTTGCTGCTCAACGCTCGGCCGGTACTGGAGCTGATGGGCGTCGATCCGGAACTGATCGACCCTGCCATGGGCTATCTGCACGGCATCGCCTTCGGCTTCCCCGCTGTCGCCCTGTACTACGTGCTGCGCTGCTTCAGTGATGGCCTGGGCCGCACGCGCCCGAGCATGATGCTGGGGATCGGCGGCCTGCTGCTGAACATTCCCCTGAACTACATCCTGATCTACGGCCACCTCGGCATGCCCGCCCTGGGCGGCGTGGGCTGCGGCTGGGCCAGCGGCACGGTGATGTGGTTCATGCTGCTGGGCATGCTGAGCTGGGTCACCCGCGCCCCTGTCTACAAGCCCAGCGGCCTGTTCGAGCGCTTCGACACGCCGCAGCTGCCGGTGATCAAGCGCCTGCTCTCCGTGGGCGGGCCCATCGGCATCGCGGTGTTCGCTGAATCCAGCATCTTCGCCGTGATCGCCCTGCTGATCGGCAGCCTGGGCGCCACCGTGGTGGCCGGGCACCAGATCGCCCTGAACTTCAGCGCCCTGATCTTCATGATCCCCTACGCCCTGGCGATGGCTGTCACCGTGCGCGTCGGCCAGGCCCTGGGCCGTGGCGAGCCACGCGCAGCGCGCTTCGCGGCCGGTATCGGGATCGGCGCCGCGCTGGCTTACGCCTGCGTTTCCGCCAGCCTGATGCTGCTGTGCCGCGAGCTGATCGCGAAGATGTATTCGCCCGATCCGCAGGTGATCGCCGTGGCCGCCATGCTGATCGTCTACTCGGCGCTGTTTCAGTTCTCCGACGCCATCCAGGTCGCCGCAGCCGGCGCCCTGCGCGGCTATCAGGACACCCGCGCCACCATGATCATCACCCTCTTCGCCTACTGGGGCATCGGTCTTCCGGTCGGTTACGCCCTTGGCCTGTCCGACTGGCTGGGCGAGCCGAGCGGCCCGAAGGGCCTCTGGCAGGGGCTGGTCGTGGGCCTGACCTGCGCCGCAGTGCTGCTCAGCCTGCGGCTGGCGCGCAGTTCAAGGGCGAGGATTCGCAGGTGAAAAAAGGGCCGCATCGAGCGGCCCTTTTTCTTTTGCGGATGACGCAGCTCAATCGTCCAGGTGAGCAGGCACGGCGGCCAGGGCTTCCCAGTAGGCGGGAGTCAGGTAATCCCGGCCGGCCAGCAGGTGCTCGAGGTAGCTGCGGGTCGGCCAGAGGCCCGCTTCGCGCATGGCCGGGTTGGCGATGTAGACCCAGGCCGCCTGCACGCCGTGCTCGGTGATCACCGGCATGCGCTCGCGGCTGTAGAAGATGGGCGTGCCCTCGAAGGGGTCCATCTTCCAGATCTCGTCCTCATGGGCCAGCCGATAGAGCACGCCCTCTACCACCCCGCCCTGCTGGTGGCGAATGTTCGCGTAGGAACGGCCGGGGCGATCATGGGCGCGCTTGTCGAAGCACAGGGCGTAGCCCTCCAGGCGCCCGGCCATGGCGTCCGTGAACGCCAGGCCCCGGCTGCGCATGCGCGCCGGGTTCATGTTGGAGCCATAGGCGAAGTAGAACGGCATCAGTCGGCCTTCTTGCGGATCCAGTAGAGGTAGGTACCGGCTTCTTCCGACTGGTCCAGCAGTTCGTGACCGAGGAAAACGCAGAACTTGGGGATGTCACGACGGGTCGAGGGGTCGGTGGCGATCACCTTGAGCAGGCCGCCGGGCGGCAGGTCGCGCACCTTGTTGTGCAACATCATCACCGGCTCGGGGCAATTCAGGCCGGTGGCGTCGAGGATGGCATCGGGTTGTTGGGACATGGGGCACTCCAAAAGCTGGCCGCTATTGTGGCGTAAAGCCGTGTATCCGCACAGCCTCGCTGCCTCTGCTGCGACGTCCGGCCACAGCGCACAACCTTGGATGGGCGCCCCCCGACGCTGCGCTGGGGCAAGCTGCCCGGATCACTCCCGGAAGCGGAACACCGATGCGCCTCGCCAGCCTGATCCTCGCCCTCCTCCTGCTCGGTGGCTGCGCCGCCCGCGAGCAGCTTCCCGACTACGACCAGCTCGTCGATCGCCAATTGCCTGCCACCCATTTCGAGACCGTGATCACTGCCCGCGACGGCACGCGGCTTTCCGCCACGGTCTTCCAGCCAGCCCTCGAGCCGGGCAAACACGCGCCTGTGGTGGTCCACACCCACGGCTGGGGCGGCTGGCGGGTCACCGGGCCGGACAGCTTCTACGGCACGCAGATGATGTCCGGCCGGGCGGCGCTCAAGGCCTGGCGCGCCGGTTTCTGGGTGATCAGCTACGACCAGCGCGGTTGGGGTGGCAGCGACGGTGATATCGAGATGATGGACCCGCGCTACGAGGTGCAGGACGCCCTGGCAGTGATCGACTGGGCCGCCACGCACCTGCCGCGCCTGACCCTGGACGGCCCCGGCGACCCGCGCGTCGGCATGCTCGGCGAGAGCTATGGCGGCGCCGTGCAACTGCTGGCCTCGGCGGAGGACCCGCGCATCGATGCCATCGTGCCCATCGCCACCTGGTACGACCTGTCCGAAGCCCTGGCGCCCGGCGGACACCTGAAGGTCGGCTGGACCGGCGTGCTGCTGAGTCTGGGCCTCGCCACCGGCTATGACCTGGGCAAGTTCACCCAGACGCCCTACCTGAGAAGCGCCAGCGGCGAGATGACGCCGGAAGTGGCAGCCGAACTCAAGGCCCACAGCCTCGCCAGCTACTGCCAGCGCGGCCAGCGCCCCCATGCCGACGCCCTGCTGATCCAGGGTTTGCGCGACACCCTGTTCCCGCTGGACCAGGGCCTCTCCATCCGCGAGTGCCTGGGCCAGGGCGATGTCGACGTCCGCTTGCTGGGCATGCAGGGTGGCCACATCCTGCCACCGCCGCTGCAGCGCTGGAGCGGCCTGCCGCCCTTCAACAACGAGCCGGTACTGCATTGCGGCGACCGCGCCATCAACCTCTATCAAGCGGTGGTCGCCTGGTACGAGGACAAGCTGCGCGGCCGTACCGGCGTCGCCGACAGCGTGCCGGACCTCTGCCTCAGCCTCGACCTGGACCACGGCCTCGCCCTGCAACAGACGCCGCAGTCCGCTGCACCCCAGCCCCTGCCGGACATCCGTATTCGTCCGCTCACCAGTGGCTGGCTCAGCCCGGCCAGCTTCATCCCGCTGCGCAAGGTGGACACCGCCAGCGGCCTGGTGGGCAGCGCCCGTCTGGAACTGGAGCACGACACCGACGCGCCGTTGCTCTTTGCCTCGCTGGCGGTACGCCGGGCCGGAGGCGGCATCGACGTCCTGAGCGAGCAGAGCACACCACTCAACGCCCGCCAGGTGGACCTTGCCGCCGCCAGCGCCCTGCTCCGGCCCGGCGACGAGTTGGGGCTGCGCGTAAGCGGATTCAGCGGTCAATACCTGTTCAACAGCTCCTGGAGTCCACGCGCCACGACCCTCAGGGGGCGGATCAGCCTTCCCGCACTACAGCCTCTGGAAACGCCCCTGGCCAGCCAATGAAAGCCGGCGCAGCATGGAGTGATTTCCGGAGGGTGCGATATGGCCCACGCTTCCGAGCACCGGTGGTGCGTCAAACGCCTGGATGACAATGGCAACGTGTTCGTTCTGCGGGCTGGGCTGAGCCGTGACGAAGCCGAGCGCCTGGTGGCGGAGTACCAGGCGCGGGGGCACAAGCAGAGTTACTGGGTGGAGCGGATGTCGCTGTGAAGGGGCAGCAATTCGCCCCCCACACGGCTTACAGCCTGCGCAGATGGCAGGTCACTTCCTCGCGGTCGTGGTAGAGCTGCTTGCAGGCGATGGACACCTTCATGCCCCTGCCCTTCAGGCCCGCCTCGATCCTCGCCAGCAGCTTCTGCACCTCGGCGTAACGCTGCTTCATCGGCAGCTTGAGATTGACCACTGCCTCCTGGCACCAGCCCTCGCCCAGCCAGGTCTCGATCATTGCCGCCGTCCGCGCGGGCTTTTCGACGATGTCGCAGACCATCCAATTTACGGGGTGCCGCGGCTTGAACGTAAAGCCGTCGGCCCGCTGATGCACGACGAAACCCGAATACATCAGGCTCTCGGCCATGGGGCCGTTGTCCACGGCGGTGACCTTGATCTCTCGCTGCACCAGTTGCCAGGTCCAGCCACCCGGCGCGGCGCCCAGGTCCACGGCGGTCATGCCGGGTGCCAGACGAGCATTCCACTGGTCACGGGGAATGAACTGATGCCATGCCTCCTCCAGCTTGAGGGTGGAACGGCTGGGGGCCTCGCGGGGGAACTTCAGGCGCGGGATGCCCATGGGCCAGAGCGCCGAATTGTTCGATTCGGCCAGGCCGACGAAGGCCTCGCGGCCGCTGCGGAAGGTCAGCAGCAGGCGTGGCAGCTGCGGGTCGTCCTTGAGCTTGCCCGCCTTCGCCAGGGCAGCGCGCAGGGGCTTTTCGAACTTGCGGCAGAAGGTGGACAGCTCCTTGCCTTCGTTGGTATCGAGCACTTCCAGCCAGAGGCTGCCGCATACCGGGTAGCCCGCCAGGGCTTCAAGCAGCACGCCGATACGGTCGGTTTCAGGCAGCTCGACGTATTCGCCACGGGCCCACTGACGGGGAAAGATCAGCTGGCTGAAGCGCACCTTGCGCATCAACCGCTCGGCACCGCCGGGTTCAGTGCAGACGAACTCGGCACAGGCGCTCTGGGGCTTGGCCTTGGGGTAGCCGGCCACTTCGAGGCGGGCGGCGTGCTCGGCGATCTCGGCACAGACTTCCCCCTCGAAACCGGGGCGGCAGTGCAACAACAGGGTGTTCATGGGGGGCTCCTCCTGGGCGCGCACTATAGTTGCGCGCCGCCCTTTTTCACACAGCCCTTAAAGGAAATTCCTACGGCCGGCTTGGTATTCGGGAGCATTGCGAGAAGGAACAGCCGGTCGGCTGATATGGCAAGCCCTGCCGGACAGGGCTAACGTTCTAGATTCCGTTCGCGCAGCCGGCCCATGCCGTGTGGGCCCCAAGGAGATGTCCGATGCCTTCCCTGGATAGCCTGAACTGCCGCCGCAGCCTCGAAGTCGCCGGCAAGACCTACCACTACTTCAGCCTGCCCGAAGCCGCCAAGCGCCTGGGTGCCATCGACAAGCTGCCCATGTCGATGAAGGTCCTGCTGGAGAACCTGCTGCGCTGGGAGGACAACGAAACCGTCAGCGCCGCCGACCTCCAGGCCCTGGCCGACTGGCTCGGGCCACGCAGTTCGGAGCGGGAGATCCAGTACCGCCCGGCGCGCGTGCTGATGCAGGACTTCACCGGCGTGCCCGCAGTGGTGGACCTGGCCGCCATGCGTGCCGCCGTCGCCGCGGCGGGCGGTGACCCGCAGCGGATCAATCCCCTGTCGCCCGTCGACCTGGTGATCGACCACTCGGTGATGGTGGACCGTTTTGCCTCCCAGGCCGCCTTCGAGCAGAACGTCGAGATCGAAATGCAGCGCAACGGCGAACGCTACGCCTTCCTGCGCTGGGGCCAGCGGGCCTTCGACAACTTCAGCGTGGTGCCCCCGGGCACCGGCATCTGTCACCAGGTCAACCTCGAGTACCTGGCCCGTACCGTCTGGACCCGCGAAGACGGCGACGTCACCTACGCCTTCCCCGACACCCTGGTGGGCACCGACTCCCACACCACCATGATCAATGGCCTCGGCGTGCTCGGCTGGGGCGTCGGCGGCATCGAGGCGGAAGCGGCCATGCTCGGCCAGCCGGTGTCGATGCTGATTCCCGAGGTGATCGGCTTCAAGCTCACCGGCAAGCTGCGCGAAGGCATCACCGCCACCGACCTGGTGCTCACCGTCACGCAGATGCTGCGCAAGAAGGGCGTCGTCGGAAAGTTCGTCGAGTTCTACGGCGACGGCCTGGCCGACCTGCCCCTGGCCGACCGGGCCACCATCGCCAATATGGCCCCGGAATACGGTGCTACCTGCGGCTTCTTCCCGGTGGACGAGATCACCCTGGGCTACCTGCGCCTGTCGGGCCGCCCGGAGCAAACCGTGAAACTGGTAGAGGCCTACAGCAAGGCCCAGGGCCTGTGGCGCGTACCTGGCCACGAACCCGTGTTCACCGACACCCTCGCGCTGGACCTCTCCAGCGTCGAAGCCAGCCTGGCCGGCCCGCGCCGCCCACAGGACCGGGTGCCCCTGCCCCAGGTACCGAAGGCCTTCGATGACCTGCTGGGCCTGCAGGTGAAGCCGGCCGACGGCCACGAGGTGGGCAACGGCCTGGTCACCTTGGACGACGGCCAGTCGTTCACGCTCGAAGACGGTGCCGTGGTCATCGCCGCCATCACCTCCTGCACCAACACCTCCAACCCCAGCGTGATGATGGCCGCCGGCCTGCTGGCGAAGAAGGCCGTGGAAAAAGGCCTGACCCGAAAGCCCTGGGTGAAGTCCTCCCTGGCCCCCGGTTCCAAGGTGGTGACGGAATACTTCCGCGCCGCCGGCCTGACACCGTACCTGGACCAGCTCGGTTTCAACCTGGTGGGCTATGGCTGCACCACCTGCATCGGCAACTCCGGGCCGCTGCTCGACCCCATCGAGAAAGCCATCCAGCAGGCCGACCTGACGGTGGCCTCCGTGCTCTCCGGCAACCGCAACTTCGAAGGCCGGGTGCACCCGCTGGTGAAAGCCAACTGGCTGGCCTCCCCGCCGCTGGTGGTGGCCTACGCCCTCGCCGGCAGCGTGCGGATCGACCTGGGCAGCCAGCCCCTGGGCCAGGGCAAGGACGGCCAGCCGGTCTACCTCAAGGACATCTGGCCGAGCCAGCAGGACATTGCCGCGGCCATCCAGAAGGTGGACACCGCCATGTTCCGCAAGGAATACGCCGAAGTATTTGCCGGCGATGAAAAATGGCGGTCGATCCAGGTGCCCGAGTCCGACACCTATGCCTGGCAGGCCGACTCCACCTATATCCAGCACCCGCCTTTCTTCGCCGATATCACCAGTGCGCCACCCAAGGTGGAAGACGTTCACCAGGCGCGCATCCTCGCCCTCCTGGGGGACTCGGTGACCACCGACCACATCTCCCCCGCCGGCAACATAAAGGCGGACAGCCCCGCAGGGCGCTACCTCAGGGAGCACGGCGTGCAGCCCGCGGACTTCAACTCCTACGGCTCGCGGCGCGGCAACCACGACGTGATGATGCGCGGCACCTTCGCCAATATCCGCATCCGCAACGAGATGCTCGGTGGCGAGGAAGGCGGCAACACCCTGCACGTGCCCAGTGGCGAGAAGCTGGCGATCTATGACGCCGCCATGCGCTACCAGACCGAGGGCACGCCGCTGGTCATCGTCGCCGGCAAGGAATACGGCACCGGCTCCTCACGTGACTGGGCGGCCAAGGGCACCAACCTGCTCGGGGTCAAGGCGGTGATCGCCGAGAGTTTCGAGCGCATTCACCGCTCCAACCTGGTGGGCATGGGCGTGCTGCCCCTGCAGTTCAAGGAAGGTGAGGACCGCAAGACTCTCGGCCTCAGCGGCAAGGAGACCCTGGCCATTCGCGGCCTGGACGGTGCCGGCCTGCGTCCGCACATGGACCTGCGCTTGGAAATCACCCGCGAGGACGGCTCGAAAGCCCAGACGACGCTGCTGTGCCGCATCGACACCCTGAACGAGGTGGAGTACTTCAAGGCGGGCGGCATCCTGCACTACGTGTTGCGGCAGCTGCTGGCGGGGTAGCGGGCGTCGAGTTGCAGGCCGGCACCTGGCGCCGGCCTGCAACGGGCTGCCGTCGTGGACGAAGGCATGAAAGCGGCAGGTGTCACATTCCGAGTAGACTAGCGCCCCGAAAAAAAGGCTCAACCTTGGCGCCTGGGTGCCGATAGATGCTGTAAGCCTCGCGGAAGGACACCATGAAGAACAACCAACCTATCACCCAACGGGAGCGCAGTTTCCCGACAGAACAACGCCTGATTTCCACTACGGACAGCAAAGGCGTCATCACCTATTGCAACGAAGCCTTCATCGAGATCAGCGGCTACAGCCGCGAGGAACTGCTTCGCTCGCCCCATAACATCGTGCGCCACCCGGATGTGCCGCCGGCCGTGTTCGGCCATATGTGGACAACCCTGAAGAAGGGCCGCCCCTGGATGGGCGTGGTGAAGAACCGTTGCAAGAACGGCGACCACTACTGGGTCAACGCCTATGTCACGCCCATCTTCGAAGG contains the following coding sequences:
- the pdxB gene encoding 4-phosphoerythronate dehydrogenase PdxB codes for the protein MRIVADENIPLVDAFFGGLGDIRRLPGRAIDAAALADAELLLVRSVTQVDRALLAGSPVRFVGTCTIGTDHLDLDYFKEAGIAWSSAPGCNARGVVDYVLGSLLVLAEDEGLDLATRTYGVVGAGQVGGRLVEVLRGLGWRVLVCDPPRQAAEGGDFVDLETILRECDAISLHTPLNAGGDHPTRHLLDAARLERLRPGAWLINASRGAVVDNKALRELLGRRDDLRAVLDVWEGEPQADVALARLCRIATPHIAGYSLDGKLRGTAQVYQAWCRFSGQSESIRLDELLPAPWLGELGLDTSADPNWALATLCRAVYDPRRDDADFRRSLVGDDAQRRAAFDALRKHYPVRREIDGLRVRLQGDAPRLAEIVRALGAELV
- a CDS encoding MATE family efflux transporter; amino-acid sequence: MELSATQAQSRSSRAVNELRALLKLAAPIMVAQLSNSAMGFVDAVMAGRVSPRDLAAVALGNSIWIPVFLLMTGILLATTAKVAERFGAGKQAEIGPLVRQALWLALVVGISGALLLLNARPVLELMGVDPELIDPAMGYLHGIAFGFPAVALYYVLRCFSDGLGRTRPSMMLGIGGLLLNIPLNYILIYGHLGMPALGGVGCGWASGTVMWFMLLGMLSWVTRAPVYKPSGLFERFDTPQLPVIKRLLSVGGPIGIAVFAESSIFAVIALLIGSLGATVVAGHQIALNFSALIFMIPYALAMAVTVRVGQALGRGEPRAARFAAGIGIGAALAYACVSASLMLLCRELIAKMYSPDPQVIAVAAMLIVYSALFQFSDAIQVAAAGALRGYQDTRATMIITLFAYWGIGLPVGYALGLSDWLGEPSGPKGLWQGLVVGLTCAAVLLSLRLARSSRARIRR
- a CDS encoding gamma-glutamylcyclotransferase family protein is translated as MPFYFAYGSNMNPARMRSRGLAFTDAMAGRLEGYALCFDKRAHDRPGRSYANIRHQQGGVVEGVLYRLAHEDEIWKMDPFEGTPIFYSRERMPVITEHGVQAAWVYIANPAMREAGLWPTRSYLEHLLAGRDYLTPAYWEALAAVPAHLDD
- the tusA gene encoding sulfurtransferase TusA, with translation MSQQPDAILDATGLNCPEPVMMLHNKVRDLPPGGLLKVIATDPSTRRDIPKFCVFLGHELLDQSEEAGTYLYWIRKKAD
- a CDS encoding alpha/beta fold hydrolase yields the protein MRLASLILALLLLGGCAAREQLPDYDQLVDRQLPATHFETVITARDGTRLSATVFQPALEPGKHAPVVVHTHGWGGWRVTGPDSFYGTQMMSGRAALKAWRAGFWVISYDQRGWGGSDGDIEMMDPRYEVQDALAVIDWAATHLPRLTLDGPGDPRVGMLGESYGGAVQLLASAEDPRIDAIVPIATWYDLSEALAPGGHLKVGWTGVLLSLGLATGYDLGKFTQTPYLRSASGEMTPEVAAELKAHSLASYCQRGQRPHADALLIQGLRDTLFPLDQGLSIRECLGQGDVDVRLLGMQGGHILPPPLQRWSGLPPFNNEPVLHCGDRAINLYQAVVAWYEDKLRGRTGVADSVPDLCLSLDLDHGLALQQTPQSAAPQPLPDIRIRPLTSGWLSPASFIPLRKVDTASGLVGSARLELEHDTDAPLLFASLAVRRAGGGIDVLSEQSTPLNARQVDLAAASALLRPGDELGLRVSGFSGQYLFNSSWSPRATTLRGRISLPALQPLETPLASQ
- the rlmM gene encoding 23S rRNA (cytidine(2498)-2'-O)-methyltransferase RlmM, whose amino-acid sequence is MNTLLLHCRPGFEGEVCAEIAEHAARLEVAGYPKAKPQSACAEFVCTEPGGAERLMRKVRFSQLIFPRQWARGEYVELPETDRIGVLLEALAGYPVCGSLWLEVLDTNEGKELSTFCRKFEKPLRAALAKAGKLKDDPQLPRLLLTFRSGREAFVGLAESNNSALWPMGIPRLKFPREAPSRSTLKLEEAWHQFIPRDQWNARLAPGMTAVDLGAAPGGWTWQLVQREIKVTAVDNGPMAESLMYSGFVVHQRADGFTFKPRHPVNWMVCDIVEKPARTAAMIETWLGEGWCQEAVVNLKLPMKQRYAEVQKLLARIEAGLKGRGMKVSIACKQLYHDREEVTCHLRRL
- the acnA gene encoding aconitate hydratase AcnA → MPSLDSLNCRRSLEVAGKTYHYFSLPEAAKRLGAIDKLPMSMKVLLENLLRWEDNETVSAADLQALADWLGPRSSEREIQYRPARVLMQDFTGVPAVVDLAAMRAAVAAAGGDPQRINPLSPVDLVIDHSVMVDRFASQAAFEQNVEIEMQRNGERYAFLRWGQRAFDNFSVVPPGTGICHQVNLEYLARTVWTREDGDVTYAFPDTLVGTDSHTTMINGLGVLGWGVGGIEAEAAMLGQPVSMLIPEVIGFKLTGKLREGITATDLVLTVTQMLRKKGVVGKFVEFYGDGLADLPLADRATIANMAPEYGATCGFFPVDEITLGYLRLSGRPEQTVKLVEAYSKAQGLWRVPGHEPVFTDTLALDLSSVEASLAGPRRPQDRVPLPQVPKAFDDLLGLQVKPADGHEVGNGLVTLDDGQSFTLEDGAVVIAAITSCTNTSNPSVMMAAGLLAKKAVEKGLTRKPWVKSSLAPGSKVVTEYFRAAGLTPYLDQLGFNLVGYGCTTCIGNSGPLLDPIEKAIQQADLTVASVLSGNRNFEGRVHPLVKANWLASPPLVVAYALAGSVRIDLGSQPLGQGKDGQPVYLKDIWPSQQDIAAAIQKVDTAMFRKEYAEVFAGDEKWRSIQVPESDTYAWQADSTYIQHPPFFADITSAPPKVEDVHQARILALLGDSVTTDHISPAGNIKADSPAGRYLREHGVQPADFNSYGSRRGNHDVMMRGTFANIRIRNEMLGGEEGGNTLHVPSGEKLAIYDAAMRYQTEGTPLVIVAGKEYGTGSSRDWAAKGTNLLGVKAVIAESFERIHRSNLVGMGVLPLQFKEGEDRKTLGLSGKETLAIRGLDGAGLRPHMDLRLEITREDGSKAQTTLLCRIDTLNEVEYFKAGGILHYVLRQLLAG